From Blattabacterium cuenoti:
TTTTAAAATTAAAAAAAATTATTTTAAAAAATAAATGGAAAACTATAAAAAATTTAGATTTTATTGAAAAAAAAATTAAAAAAGAAGTAGATTTTTGTGTAAAATTTGCAGAAAATTCTGATATTCCTTCTTTAAAGAATATGTATGATTACGTTTATAATGAATCTAATTATCCTTTTTTAGATAAAAAAATATCTTCCTAATCTTAATTATAATGTTAAAAATAAATATTTTAAAATAATGGCAGAAATAATATCTATGCCCCAATTAAGTGATACAATGAAAGAAGGGACTGTAATTAAATGGAATAAAAAAGTAGGAGATAAAGTATCAGAAGGGGATATTATAGCTGAAATTGAAACGGATAAAGCTATTCAAGATTTTGAAATTGATGTTAGTGGAATAATTCTTTTTATTGGAGTCAAAGAAGGAGAAACTACACGAGTCAATGATATTTTAGCTATTATAGGAAAAAAAGGAGAAGATATAAAACCTATTATAAAACAATATAATGAAGAAAAAAATGAATTGAATGAAGAAAAAAATGAATTAAATAAAGAAAAAAATGAATTGAATGAAGAAAAAAATGAATTGAATGAAGAAAAAAATGAATTGAATGAAGAAAAAAATGAATTGAATGAAGAAAAAAATGAATTACAAAGAATTTTTATCTCTCCTTTAGCAAAAAAAATGGCAAAAAGAAGAGGAATTTCTATTCATAAAATCAAAGGAAGTGGAGATAATGGTCGAATTATTAAAAAAGATATTGAATTATATGATGAAAAAAAAAGAAATAATTTGTCATTAAAAAATGAAAAACGTATTATAGTTACATCCATAAGAAAAAAAATTGCGAAACATTTAACTTTTTCTAAATTTACTGCACCACATTATTATCTTTTTCAAGAAATTAATGTAGGTAAAATAATAGAATTAAGAAAAAATTTAAATGAAAAACTTGATATAGAAGAAAAAATTTCATTTAATGATATTATTATTAAAGCAGTATCTATTTCTTTAAGAAAACATATATATATGAATATTTCTTGGAATGATAATGAAATTATTTATCATTATAATATTAATATCGGAGTAGCAGTAGCTATAAAAGATGGATTAATAGTTCCAGTTATAAAAAATACGGATGAAAAATCTTTACTTCAAATTTCCAAGGAAATTAAAGATAAAGTTGAACGTTCAAAATTAAGAAAAATTAAACCAAAAGAATTAGTAAATAGTACATTTACTGTTTCAAATTTAGGTATGTATGGAATAGAATCTTTTACTTCTATTATTAATTATCCAAATTCCTCTATTCTTTCTATAGGTGCTATTATAGAAAAACCAATTATTAAAAATTCTAATATTATTATTGGAAATATGATGAAAATTACTTTATCTTGTGATCATAGAATTATAGATGGATCTACAGCAAGTAATTTTATTACTTATTTAAAAAAAATATTAGAAGATCCATTAATTATATTAGTTTAGTTTTTTACAAAAAAAAGAAATACTAATAGACAAAATAAAAATTATTATAGTAATAAAATAAAAATAATTATCTAATATAATATTTATTATATTAATATTTATAATATTTTTTTCTTTAAAAGAAGAAATAATAAGTTTAAATCCAAGTAATAAAATTACATAAAAAGCTGAATTTTTTAAAAAAGGATAAATTTCTATTAAATAAATAAAACTTTTAGATAAAAATCTGATAAATAAAATTCCTATAAAAACTCCTAAAAAAATTAATATAAAATTATTTGAAAAAGAAATAGCTGAAACAATATTATCAATAGAAAAAATTAAATCCATTAATTCTATTGATATTAATATTTTCCAAAAAGAATGTGATTTTTGATGTTTTATTTTTTTATATTTTTTTTGAAAAAAAAAATAATTTAAACTAATAAATATTAAATATAAACCTCCTAATGGTTTTAACCACCAAATTTTAATTAAAATAGAAGTAAATAATAACCCTATAAATCTAAAAAAATAAGCTCCAAAAATTCCATATTTTATAGCTTTTTTACGATCATTTTTTTTTAATTTTAAAACCATAGTTGCTAATAAGGTTATATTATCTATAGATAAAATACTTTCTATAAGAAAAATATTCCCTATAATTAATAAAGATATTATAGGATGATCTTTAATTTCTATTAAATACTTAATAAAGAAATTATTCATTTTATAAAAAAAATTGTATCAAAATATCAAAATGTTTTTTTATATTTTAAATTTAAAAAAATATTATTAAGTTTTATATTATTATAAAATGCGTATAAGAAATTTTTTTACATTTTTTATATTTTTTTCACTTACTATTATTTCTTTATATTATATTATTTTTAGTATTTATTTTTATCAATTAGATAATAAAAATTTTGATCAAAATAAAAAATTATATATTGATGATTTTTCTATTTATAATAAAATTTTAAATCTAGGTTTAGATTTAAAAGGAGGTATTAGTATGATTTTAGAAATATCTGAAAAGGATTTATTAAAAAAATTTTCTAATAATTCTACAAATCCTTTTTTTTTAAAAATTTTGAAAATAACAGATAAAAAAATAGAACAAAATTCAAATATTGATTATTATACAACTTTTATAAATTCATTTTATAAAGAAAAACAAAAACATAAAAATAATTTATCCATTTTAGATTTATTTAATAATCAATTTTTTTTAAAAAATTATGATAATGAATATGATTTAAATAAAAAAATAGAAAAATTAATTAAAAATAAAATAGAATTATCTATTTCTACAGCTTATAATATTATTAAATCTAGAATTTATCAATTAGGGATACATCAACATCATATTCAAAGAATTAAAAATTCAAATAAAATTTTAGTAGAATTATCTGATATAAAAAATATAGATAGAATAAAACATATTTTACAAAAAAAAGCTGAATTAAATTTTTTTGAAATATATAATTTGCAAGATCTTTTTCCATTTTTTGAAAAAATTAATAAAATTTTTTCAAAAAATGGAAAAAGATCTTTAATCGATATTTTAAATATCCGTCATATTCCATTTAATAATTCTATAGGATTTGTTAATACAAAGGATAAAAATATAATCAATAATTTTTTCAATTCTGAAAAAATTATTGATTATCTCCCATATAATTTACATAATATAAAATTTATATGGGGATATAAAACTTATAAATATAAAAAAGAAAAATTTTTTCAATTATTTGCTATCAAAAATTTTAATAAAGAAATTTCTCAATTAAATGGAAATATGATTATTGATGCATATAAATCTTTTGGACCTTTTAATGAAATATTTATAAATATTAAAATGAATCAAGAAGGAACTAGAAATTGGAAAATATTTACTGAAAAAAATATTGGAAAAAATATTGCTATAGTACTTGATGATTTAGTATATACTGCACCTAATGTTCAATCTATTATTTATAATGGAATATCTCAAATATCAGGAAAATTATCTTTACAAGAATCAGAAGATTTAATTAATATATTAAATGCAGGAAAACTTCCTAGTTCAATTAAAATTATTCAATCAGAAATTATAGGCCCTTCTTTAGGAAGAGAAACTATTAAAAATGGAATATTATCCTTTTGTATCGCTATATTTTTTGTTTTCATTTGGATGATTTTTTATTACTCAATTCCAGGTATATATGCTAATATCATATTAATCTTTAATTTAATATTTATTTTAGGAATTATGATTTCTACAAATTCTGTATTAACTTTACCAGGAATAGCTGGTATTATATTAACATTAGCTATGTCCATGGACTCTTTTATTCTTATTTATGAAAAAATTAAAGAAAATATTAATCATGGATTTTCGATTATAACTTCTATTAATAATAGTTATACTATTAAAGGAGCGTTATCTTCTATATTAGATGGACAAATTACTACTTTATTATGTGGATGTATTTTATTTTATTTTGGAATAGGACCTATTAAAAGTTTTTCTAAAACTTTAATCATTGGTTTTTTTACATCTGTTTTCTCTTCTATTTTTTTAGGAAGATTCTTTTTAGAATGGCATTTAAAAAAATATAAAAATATTTCTTTTTCTAAAAAATTTTTTATAAAAAAAATACAATGGGATTTTTTATCTAAAAGAAAATTAAATTATATGATTTCTTTGATATTAATTTTAATAAGTATTTTTTCAATTTTTTATAAAAAATTAAATTATGGAATAGATTTTTTAGGAGGACGTTCTTATATAATCCGTTTTGATAAAAAAGTTATACCAGAAAAAATTTCATTATCTTTATCTAAAATTTTTATAGAAAATGGAAAATATTCATTTCCAGAAGTAAAAACTTTTGGTAAAAAAAATCAATTAAAAATAATAACTAAATATAAAATTCAAAATAAATCTAATCAAGTAGATCAAGAAATTTTAAAAAAAATGTTTTTAGTTTTAAAACCTTATTATAATCATATTAATTATCAAAATTTTAAAAAAATAGAAAAAAATAAATTTTTAGGAATTTTATCTACAGAAAAAGTAGAACCTATTTTAGCTTCAGAAATAACTAATAAAGCGATATTCTCTATTATATTATCTTTCATAGGTATATT
This genomic window contains:
- a CDS encoding dihydrolipoamide acetyltransferase family protein, yielding MAEIISMPQLSDTMKEGTVIKWNKKVGDKVSEGDIIAEIETDKAIQDFEIDVSGIILFIGVKEGETTRVNDILAIIGKKGEDIKPIIKQYNEEKNELNEEKNELNKEKNELNEEKNELNEEKNELNEEKNELNEEKNELQRIFISPLAKKMAKRRGISIHKIKGSGDNGRIIKKDIELYDEKKRNNLSLKNEKRIIVTSIRKKIAKHLTFSKFTAPHYYLFQEINVGKIIELRKNLNEKLDIEEKISFNDIIIKAVSISLRKHIYMNISWNDNEIIYHYNINIGVAVAIKDGLIVPVIKNTDEKSLLQISKEIKDKVERSKLRKIKPKELVNSTFTVSNLGMYGIESFTSIINYPNSSILSIGAIIEKPIIKNSNIIIGNMMKITLSCDHRIIDGSTASNFITYLKKILEDPLIILV
- a CDS encoding TerC family protein, which codes for MNNFFIKYLIEIKDHPIISLLIIGNIFLIESILSIDNITLLATMVLKLKKNDRKKAIKYGIFGAYFFRFIGLLFTSILIKIWWLKPLGGLYLIFISLNYFFFQKKYKKIKHQKSHSFWKILISIELMDLIFSIDNIVSAISFSNNFILIFLGVFIGILFIRFLSKSFIYLIEIYPFLKNSAFYVILLLGFKLIISSFKEKNIININIINIILDNYFYFITIIIFILSISISFFCKKLN
- the secD gene encoding protein translocase subunit SecD, with the protein product MRIRNFFTFFIFFSLTIISLYYIIFSIYFYQLDNKNFDQNKKLYIDDFSIYNKILNLGLDLKGGISMILEISEKDLLKKFSNNSTNPFFLKILKITDKKIEQNSNIDYYTTFINSFYKEKQKHKNNLSILDLFNNQFFLKNYDNEYDLNKKIEKLIKNKIELSISTAYNIIKSRIYQLGIHQHHIQRIKNSNKILVELSDIKNIDRIKHILQKKAELNFFEIYNLQDLFPFFEKINKIFSKNGKRSLIDILNIRHIPFNNSIGFVNTKDKNIINNFFNSEKIIDYLPYNLHNIKFIWGYKTYKYKKEKFFQLFAIKNFNKEISQLNGNMIIDAYKSFGPFNEIFINIKMNQEGTRNWKIFTEKNIGKNIAIVLDDLVYTAPNVQSIIYNGISQISGKLSLQESEDLINILNAGKLPSSIKIIQSEIIGPSLGRETIKNGILSFCIAIFFVFIWMIFYYSIPGIYANIILIFNLIFILGIMISTNSVLTLPGIAGIILTLAMSMDSFILIYEKIKENINHGFSIITSINNSYTIKGALSSILDGQITTLLCGCILFYFGIGPIKSFSKTLIIGFFTSVFSSIFLGRFFLEWHLKKYKNISFSKKFFIKKIQWDFLSKRKLNYMISLILILISIFSIFYKKLNYGIDFLGGRSYIIRFDKKVIPEKISLSLSKIFIENGKYSFPEVKTFGKKNQLKIITKYKIQNKSNQVDQEILKKMFLVLKPYYNHINYQNFKKIEKNKFLGILSTEKVEPILASEITNKAIFSIILSFIGIFFYIFIRFKKWQFGVGAIIALLHDIIIVIGFFSFFYKYIPILEIDQTFIAALLTIIGYSINDTVIVYDKIRKYHSKKLTKNIINNGINNSLNRTINTSFITLLVISIIFLFGGTSIRSFMLALFLGVSIGTYSSIFIASSIVYDFSKKK